The genomic DNA AACGCCATAGCTTACCTGGAGGTGATACAAGGGAAGAACCACAACCTCAAAATACAATCGCATCCATTCAGCGGGGCTCAAGCCGGACGATTCAATGAGATGGCTGCCGAGACACTGGCGATCATCGCGAATATGAGATAGGCAGGCGGTGAGAATCGCCTCCTCATCATCATCGATAGTACTAGCGACGCTATCTCTCCAGATACAACCCAGTTGCTCTTTAAGCCGGTAGGCTCCATCTGGTAGAGTTTCGTATTGCGGGTGTTGAAAGGAACAAGCCGCTGGTTCTTTTAAAACAGCGACACGCCCCCTGAGTAAGGAATCCGAGTCTACGACAGATTGTAGCCATTGAGATAGTTCGGGTGCTATATCAATATATTTCGCCGGGATTCCCCGATAGCAAGACGTATTCATAATCGATAGAGCTAGTTTGATATCTGGGCACTCAGGGCGCGTGATATTGGACACCGTTCGTATGGACACTTGTGGTCGATAGTCATCTCCAAATACCCCTAATGGGAAAACTTGCCCTTCCCAAATCCAGTCAATGAGTTCTGTCTGAAGAACATTTTGCCATTGCCATGGATGAACAGGTAGAAAGAAAAACTCTTCGCTACTCAAAGTCTTTTCCCGACAAACTTGATGAAAGCGCTGTGCTTCCTCATGATCCATACTGCTAGAGATCACTTTGTCCTGACTCCAGCAAGGACTCATATGAGACTTGATCAAATCATGACTCACGGCAATCCAAAACAGTTGAAAGCAAGGGTTGAATTCAGGTGCATATAAGCTCAGATCTGCCGGTTCCCAGCCTATCCTGCCTTTATTGACTAGAAGTTTCGGATGGCCATTGATCCGATTCTGACTCGCGAGATGATCTAGATCGAAGTGATCCTTGCCGCCAGCTTTGCGATCTTGAAGCAGTTTAAGATCAGAATAGAGATTGAGTTTTAGTTCTGAAATAAAATTACTTAAATTGATATCTGAGATATCGCATTCCCTTTGGCAGTCTATAAAAAATTGAGCTGCATTGATGTCGCGCCGCCATTGACCATCAGCGAAGCGCTCTAAGCTTTCAGGCTCTACTACAAAGAAGTCCCAAATGCCCTGCTCTGAGTTGAAGCGATAGTGAACTCCAGAAGACAGTTCTAAGACCCGACTGTCTTGCCCGGCTTTTTTGTCCCTTGGTCGAGCTACCAGGACCTGCTCGAAACACAACTCTCCAATGGCCTTGGCAACAAGTTCACGATTTACAAGATCGAATTCGTGTCTCACGTCCACGTCTCCTGGCTAAAGAACTTCTGCCTTGTGGCTTCTAGCAAAGCAGCTCGCTTATGAGGAAAATCGAACTCATAATGTGACTGCCAGTAGCCGAGCGACTCTACATAACGCAGCATTCTCTTATTATCGGCCCGAGGTTCTCCCATGAGCCGACGGCATCGTGCTTCATCGAGAAATGTAAAATGAGTCAACGATTCAAGAACCGCCATAGTGTTTTCTGTGCCAAGGCAATCCTCATTGCCAATCAGCAGATGGATTCCACGATCGTAGGCTTCACACCAGTCATAGTAAGGCGCCAATCGATCTTCTGAAACCCAGTAGAACTCTAGATACCCTGCCGGCACATCATCAAACGACAGCAATACAGGATCAGTGCGCGGGTCTTCACGGAGTGAATTGATGTAAGCTTTTAGTTCGTCTTTTGTTTTATCGAGTTCCCAAAACTTAGCCACCCGATCTTGATGATGCCATTCGTAGAAGACATCCAAGTGCTTTTCCGGGGAAAGGGTCTGAAAGCTGATCGTCTTTGCAATCTTTGGCATGTATCGTCGGTAGAGTTCTCCGTCTCCGACCCTAGGTCTTTCGGGGTGACTACCATGAGGCCCTTCTACCCACGATTCGGGTCGAACACTGTAGCGACCGCGATGATGCCAAAGGTAGGGGTTCTGCATAAATTCGTGTTTATAACAAACTAGGCGGCTTCCCTCTCGAAAATACTCCATCGACCCTATCAAAACGCTTTTGAAATCATGGTGTAGCTCAATGCTTCCCACATCATTGAAGTGGCCGAAAAGATGCTCCATGGCTGTTAAAACTACCACCTTAGGCATCTCAGCTTCCGGCGAGCCGATCCGAATCACCTGATTCTCTAAAGTATAGCTAAGGACAAACCTGTGACCACCACAAGACGCCGTTAATACAGGGCCATCAAGGTAGACGTGGACGTGCTGGTTTTCAAATAAGTTTCGATAGGCAACCGTTTGTTGGCTCATTTTTGAACTCCCAATTGATAGATAGGGTTAGGAATGGCTTGATATATAGCCAGTGGGTTCTCCAAGGTATTCTCGTTAAATTGCTCTACAGTACAGATGAAATTACCCTTGTTCAGTAGCTCAGCTGAATCAATCAGATAATCAAGACAGGAGCTATCCTGTACCCCTCTTTCGCGCAATTCTAAAAGATAGTCCCGCAGCTGTTGAATCAGCGGCTCTTCACCGAGACCGCAATCCACTCCAAGTCGATTTATCACAGCAAAACTAGCATTGATCATGAGGTAGTAGCTAAGTAGAATATTTCCTTCATTGTTCTGTAGGATATTACCGTTTTCAATATCAAGACTTTTGATCGTCGGACTCAGCAGGTCATAGCCAAGTTTGCTATAGCCGGTTCCTTGGCAATCTCGAAAGTATAGCTTCTCAGGGATTCCAGTAGGATCGATTTTAACCACAATATTCTGTTGGTGAGCACCCATCAAAATGCCGAAATCTGCTTGTGCCATCAGTAACGGCTGAACGACCACATCAAGATAGTGAGCGAACCATTCTTGAGCGGCAGACTGTAATGTTAAACTACGAGACTTGCTCAAACGATCAATCATTCGCTTAAGAAGAGAGCCTTTTTCATCGCTGTCTGCTTGGGTCAGAGCACCAAGCACGAAGCACCGCTCATCAGAGCCTTCTGAGAAGGGATTATAGCGAACAGATAGAATGGTGTCTGGGATCAAGTCGCCATTGTGATCTTTTATAGCCAAATAACAGGGTTCTCCCATGACACTAGCCGCCGGATATTCCGATAACCACTTTTTTCCAACGTCCGATTGCAGAACATCGTCAACCTGAAGTCCCCGATCAACCTCGTGCTCGTATAGCTTTCGAACTGAGTTTGTCAGCATGATATTAAGAGAATACTTTAGCATGTACTTATGCTTCGGATTATATAGCGTTCGCACGGAACTGGTTGGAAACCACGGAGAATCAGTTTCACCAATCTCCCGAATAAGGCCATCATCGACATACGAAGCAATGTCTACCTGTTTTTTGATTGCTTGCCACTGCCATGGGTGAAACGGCAGCAGAGAAAAGTTAGGATCTCGTTTTTCAAGGATTGTTTCACCACTTGCCCCTTCGGAAGCTAGCATGTGAACCAACCACTCATGATCACTGAAGCTTTTAGAAGTCTTTCGAACAAGAATCGACGGATGGACCTCAAGCCATAACAAGGCGAACTTCCCATTCAACTCGGGGCTGTAGAGCGCAAGCTCATGGTCTTCCCAACCCTCTCGGCTTTTGGGGGCAGGATGAAAGTTATGGCCCATCCATAGGGATTGTTCTCCCTGAACAAAATTTTCTGGTTTCATTTCAAGGTTGCCACATGTTTCTTGCTGCTCCCGCAGTGCGAGAAACATAATGCGATTGCTATTTTCTATCCTTGCTAGCAGTTCTTCTCGGTCTCTTTCAGCCAATGGCTTAGACCAAGGGGCATATCGTAGGATTTGATCCATGAGTTCTAAAGCAGACAAGGCTCTTAAGACTTTGCCTTTCTTGAGAACATATTCACCTTGATACTGGAACAGCCCTAGTTGTGAGTGATGGCTCAGGGGCAGAACTGCCTGTACATCCGGCGCTAAATCAATTAGCACAGCCTCTTTTTCTTGCCAGATCCCTACTGACCATCCACGATACTCTCGCAAAAGGGAGTTTATGAAACAGGTAAGTCCAGCCTTTGATGCAAGGTCGTTTAAGTATTTATGAGATGTCGGGGAGTTCATGCTCCGCTCCTTGAGAACTGAATGATTTATCGAGAAACAGAAGGTACAAGAGACCAATGAGACTCACTAGTAAAGCGGACCAGTAGCTCGCAACAGGAAGCCAATCGAAGGCTATGGCAGCAATTAGCCCACCTAGACCATAGCCTAAAGTATGACTTACACTGAGTGACGCCGCTGCACCTCCCTGATCCGCATCAATCCTTTGGCTATGGAGGGCAGTATAAGCAGGGACCAATATTGCAACACTAGAGCCTAGCAGTACAATACTGGCGAACACCAGAATTAGATTTTGTGCAACGAGTAAGAAGCCCGTTGCTAGCAGAAGACCGCAAACCCCACCAAAGAGTGGCCAACCTTCAGCCTTTTTAGCCCAGCGACCGAGCGCGAGCTGGTTGACAATCATGATCAAACTACTAGCCACGATCATCTGCGCAAGCAGATGACTAGATTCTTGAGGACTCAAACCGAATCGTAATTCTAACAGCCCCCCCAAACTCGACTGAACAATGCCAACCACTGTGGTTAGTAGAAGTGCCAAGATCGGTATTCCGAGAAACCGTTGAGCATCGATGGACAACCCTCGGCTGTTCAATTCAGCTACACCAGACTCCCAGCTAAATCTCAAGGAGACTCCAAGGACGGCCAAATTTAGTATGGCTAACAAACCAAAAAAGAGTTCGAGTTGAATGCTTAGCAAACCCCAAACAAGAAGCGGACCGATTAGCCGCCCTATGTTTAGCATAAGACTATGAGTCGTCATCGCCCTGAGACGCTGCTTGCCTTGACCGCTTAAATCAGCCAAGATTGCCTGGCTCACCGGAACAATCGCAGAAGCAGTAAGACCATAGAAGATCCTGATAGCGAGCAGTAGCAACCCATTGCTATCAGCATTGCCCCGGAGCATTAGCCAAAGTGTGGCACCAAGGCTTAGAACTTGGCCTACAAGACCAATTCTTATGGCCACTAGGCGGCCCCATTGCTTGCTCTTTAGGGCCCAGAATGGTCCCCCAAACAGAAAGCAGAACGACCCTAGTGCATAAGCCCCAATTACTTGGCTGATAGACAATTGCAACGCTTCAGCAAGAGCTGGATAGAGAATGAACTGAACGGCTTGCGCCGTTCCGAACAAAATCAGTGCTGCCTTGATAAACTGAATCACGATGATCTTACCCTAAAGGCTCAAGGTATAATTAAGGCTAAAGCGTCGCCCATGGCCAGGAGCACCTGATGCTTCACCGTAAGTAGCTTCCGCCCATTGATTGAACAAACTCTGATACTGAGTATTGGCTGCATTGTGAATGCCAAGTGAGAGGCTTTGAGCTGGGCTGATATCGCTTCTAAAGAAGAGATCGAGAAGAGTGTAGGCCTCACTTACAAACTCATTGTCTGCGACTTTATCAGATGCAAATAGGTGCATGACTTGGGCTCGCACTTGGTGATTTGGAAGATAACGATAGGCAGAATAGGCTAGCACCTTCGGTGGTGTAGCTTCTATGGGGCTCACAGTATCCCAACCATTGCCTTCCGCCTCTTCTTGCTCGACTTCACCCCTAGTATAAGAAAGGCTCAGTCCCCCTTGGACACGATCCACAATCTGACCATCGATGAAAAGATCACCACCATAGATGCGCTTGGTGGAAGATAGCAGGCTTACGGAAAAGTCTGGATTAAACTGGTAGGTTTTATCTGACTCATTGTAGAAACCATTGATACCGTAGCTCAAGCCATTCCCACGGCCTCGCCAGCCAAGCTCTAGGCTGTTGGTCTTGATCACCTCTAGGTCCAAGTCATCGGTTCCAGTACTGGTAAGTTCTGCACCGAATAAGCGCGCTAAGGTGAGTGCCTGGCTATCTTCTGCAAGGCTATCCCGAAGGATACGAGCCGTATCAGCCAGTTCGTATCCTTGGGTGCCGTTAACGTAGATCTGTTGTGTAGGATTGATATCAAATACAAAGCCAAGATTAAATGCATTGCCATCATACTGAAGCGTGTCCCCCGATTGTCCGCTTATTTTGTAGCTTTCAGGCAGCAAGTTCGTTGTTCCAGCCGGAATGCGATTTGCATCTTCCAACTGTTGCGCTACCGCTAAAATATTGCCCCAATTTCGAGAGAATGCTGATTCATACGGGCTAACAAAATCGTCTACCTTTTGAGTGATAGTTTCATACCGAGCACCAGCCCTCACATGCAGATCGCTGCGTGGACTCCATTGCCCTTGTAAGAAAGCAGCGGCCTTTTCAGTTTCTACTGCCGGGCCGTAGTCATAAGTGCCTGTCTGGCCTTCAAAAGCCCTTCCGCCTGATTGCGCGTAAGCTTGAGAATCATAGGCCACGGCGGTTTGCTCTCCCTGCTCTTGCTCCCAATCCAAACCCCAGGTCAGTGAGGCACTGTCACTC from Pseudobacteriovorax antillogorgiicola includes the following:
- a CDS encoding IucA/IucC family protein; protein product: MRHEFDLVNRELVAKAIGELCFEQVLVARPRDKKAGQDSRVLELSSGVHYRFNSEQGIWDFFVVEPESLERFADGQWRRDINAAQFFIDCQRECDISDINLSNFISELKLNLYSDLKLLQDRKAGGKDHFDLDHLASQNRINGHPKLLVNKGRIGWEPADLSLYAPEFNPCFQLFWIAVSHDLIKSHMSPCWSQDKVISSSMDHEEAQRFHQVCREKTLSSEEFFFLPVHPWQWQNVLQTELIDWIWEGQVFPLGVFGDDYRPQVSIRTVSNITRPECPDIKLALSIMNTSCYRGIPAKYIDIAPELSQWLQSVVDSDSLLRGRVAVLKEPAACSFQHPQYETLPDGAYRLKEQLGCIWRDSVASTIDDDEEAILTACLSHIRDDRQCLGSHLIESSGLSPAEWMRLYFEVVVLPLYHLQVSYGVGLVAHGQNTILVLKENRPHRLLLKDLQGDLRFIQDEIPELDRVSGTIKSTVTRLPPEYLIHDLITGHFISVLRFLSLDLKRDIGFAEGRFYKILADVVRNYVAGHSYPERIKRMDLLRPKIERVLVNKVKFKLGYGDLQERPVPALGDDLANPLGGE
- a CDS encoding IucA/IucC family protein encodes the protein MNSPTSHKYLNDLASKAGLTCFINSLLREYRGWSVGIWQEKEAVLIDLAPDVQAVLPLSHHSQLGLFQYQGEYVLKKGKVLRALSALELMDQILRYAPWSKPLAERDREELLARIENSNRIMFLALREQQETCGNLEMKPENFVQGEQSLWMGHNFHPAPKSREGWEDHELALYSPELNGKFALLWLEVHPSILVRKTSKSFSDHEWLVHMLASEGASGETILEKRDPNFSLLPFHPWQWQAIKKQVDIASYVDDGLIREIGETDSPWFPTSSVRTLYNPKHKYMLKYSLNIMLTNSVRKLYEHEVDRGLQVDDVLQSDVGKKWLSEYPAASVMGEPCYLAIKDHNGDLIPDTILSVRYNPFSEGSDERCFVLGALTQADSDEKGSLLKRMIDRLSKSRSLTLQSAAQEWFAHYLDVVVQPLLMAQADFGILMGAHQQNIVVKIDPTGIPEKLYFRDCQGTGYSKLGYDLLSPTIKSLDIENGNILQNNEGNILLSYYLMINASFAVINRLGVDCGLGEEPLIQQLRDYLLELRERGVQDSSCLDYLIDSAELLNKGNFICTVEQFNENTLENPLAIYQAIPNPIYQLGVQK
- a CDS encoding MFS transporter, encoding MIQFIKAALILFGTAQAVQFILYPALAEALQLSISQVIGAYALGSFCFLFGGPFWALKSKQWGRLVAIRIGLVGQVLSLGATLWLMLRGNADSNGLLLLAIRIFYGLTASAIVPVSQAILADLSGQGKQRLRAMTTHSLMLNIGRLIGPLLVWGLLSIQLELFFGLLAILNLAVLGVSLRFSWESGVAELNSRGLSIDAQRFLGIPILALLLTTVVGIVQSSLGGLLELRFGLSPQESSHLLAQMIVASSLIMIVNQLALGRWAKKAEGWPLFGGVCGLLLATGFLLVAQNLILVFASIVLLGSSVAILVPAYTALHSQRIDADQGGAAASLSVSHTLGYGLGGLIAAIAFDWLPVASYWSALLVSLIGLLYLLFLDKSFSSQGAEHELPDIS
- a CDS encoding TonB-dependent receptor — protein: MSPLTTRLTYSALAALIPSASLAADTDRMVITGSRQLESIDRIPANIQVLGGDEIKQIWGPGDNLSTVLGKLVPGLGAPTNSVSNFGQTLRGRKILLVIDGVPQTENRQVSRQLNSLQTKAIERIEVVSGANAVYGPEATGGIIHVITRSPEAGLESISSIGASASEQNVGDSAAYSASQTISGKAARTAYLIDFNYEQRQKNFDGNGDPIAPEPAQVGRLDTRSIDASLKLSYDLSTETTLSLAARAFDEQQDTDQVVQSQPYRSEGGLDLDDQPFSKSIQGSVRLESVLLGQELDLNLYTRSREYRFYPFNFNVLGLFDLTNQSTSKSDVLGAKLTVHSPVSDSASLTWGLDWEQEQGEQTAVAYDSQAYAQSGGRAFEGQTGTYDYGPAVETEKAAAFLQGQWSPRSDLHVRAGARYETITQKVDDFVSPYESAFSRNWGNILAVAQQLEDANRIPAGTTNLLPESYKISGQSGDTLQYDGNAFNLGFVFDINPTQQIYVNGTQGYELADTARILRDSLAEDSQALTLARLFGAELTSTGTDDLDLEVIKTNSLELGWRGRGNGLSYGINGFYNESDKTYQFNPDFSVSLLSSTKRIYGGDLFIDGQIVDRVQGGLSLSYTRGEVEQEEAEGNGWDTVSPIEATPPKVLAYSAYRYLPNHQVRAQVMHLFASDKVADNEFVSEAYTLLDLFFRSDISPAQSLSLGIHNAANTQYQSLFNQWAEATYGEASGAPGHGRRFSLNYTLSL
- a CDS encoding GNAT family N-acetyltransferase; translated protein: MSQQTVAYRNLFENQHVHVYLDGPVLTASCGGHRFVLSYTLENQVIRIGSPEAEMPKVVVLTAMEHLFGHFNDVGSIELHHDFKSVLIGSMEYFREGSRLVCYKHEFMQNPYLWHHRGRYSVRPESWVEGPHGSHPERPRVGDGELYRRYMPKIAKTISFQTLSPEKHLDVFYEWHHQDRVAKFWELDKTKDELKAYINSLREDPRTDPVLLSFDDVPAGYLEFYWVSEDRLAPYYDWCEAYDRGIHLLIGNEDCLGTENTMAVLESLTHFTFLDEARCRRLMGEPRADNKRMLRYVESLGYWQSHYEFDFPHKRAALLEATRQKFFSQETWT